GGTGAAAATATCGCTGAACTGATCGAAGACAGATCCACTTTACAAATGGGAATAGGAGCTATTCCTGATGCAGTTTTGAACTCTTTGAAACATCACAAAGATCTGGGAATCCATACAGAGATGTTTTCAAATGGAGTACTGGAATTGCTGAAATCAGGAGCCATCACCAATGCTTACAAAAAGAAGCATCCGGGTAAAATAGTATCGGCTTTCACCGTAGGAACCAAGCAATTGTATGATACCATCCATGATAACCCGGAGTTTTCATTTCATGAAGCAGCCTATGTCAATGATACTGCCGTGATCCGAAAAAACCCTAAAGTAGTCTCTATCAATAGCTGCGTGGAAATGGATCTCACAGGTCAGGTTTGTGCGGATTCCATAGGCAGATACCAGTATTCTGGAGTAGGTGGACAGATGGACTTCATGCGTGGAGCATCTCTATCGGTAGGCGGCAAACCCATCATGGCCTTAAATTCTACCACCAAAAAAGGAGCTTCCAAAATAGTCCCCTTCCTCAAAGAAGGCGCGGGGGTGGTCACCACTCGAGCTCACATGCAATATGTGGTCACTGAATATGGTGTAGTAAATCTCTACGGTAAAAACCTGAGACAGCGGGCCTATGAATTGATGAAAATAGCTCATCCTGATCATAGAGAAAACCTTGAAAAAGCTATAGTCGAGCGGTTTGGGAGTTTAGTGTATCCTTTCCGATAAAATGACTGGATTTGCTCAGCCGGTGTTTTGATTTTATCCCCTTCTACTTAGTTTAGCGCATCCTTTATTCAATAAACCCAAAATCATGTCTTCCAAAACCTACGCCTTTTTCATTTCGCTTACAGCCGCATTGGGCGGCTTTTTATTTGGGTTTGATACAGCGGTAATTTCGGGCGCTGAGCGGGCTATTCAGGAAGTTTGGGCACTTAGCGACTGGATGCACGGATTGGCTATAGCTTCCGCTTTTTACGGTACAGTGATCGGAGCTTTAGTAGGTGGTATTCCTGCGGACAGATTCGGAAGGCAGAAAAGTTTACTCTGGATCGGGCTTTTCTACTTGATTTCTGCTATTGGATCGGGTTTGGCCTGGGATGTTACCTCATTTACTCTCTTTCGGTTTATCGGAGGCCTGGGCGTAGGTGCATCATCGGTAGTTGCCCCTATGTACATCTCAGAGATAGCTCCAGCTAAAAACCGCGGCTTGTTAGTTGCGCTTTATCAATTCAATATAGTCTTTGGCATAGTCATCGCCTACCTGTCCAACTATCTGATAGGAACCGCAGAAATAGCCCAGGAATGGAGGTGGATGCTGGCTGTAGAGGGTATTCCTGCATTGATCTACAGTATTTTGATATTTAGAATTCCGGAAAGTCCAAGATGGCTCATCGGAAAGAAAAATAATGAAGCAGAGGCTAGAGCTATTTTGGCACGCACCGATCCCGATGGAGTGGATGAGGCCATTCGACTGGCCATAGCAGAAGAAAAAAAGATCACGCAAGCCGGAAGTTTTAAAGCTATTTTCGCAAAGCGATTTCTCCCTACCACGCTTATGGCCATTATGTTTGCCTTTTTCAACCAGCTTTCCGGGATCAACGCCATTATTTACTTTGCTCCCAGGGTATTTGAAATGGCAGGAATTTCCACTGAAAACGCGCTGATTTCTACAATTGGGATTGGCGTGGTTAATCTTCTCGCCACCTTCCTCGGACTATACCTGATTGACCGCATTGGAAGGAAGAAACTCATGTACATTGGTTCAGTGGGCTATATTATCTCGCTTTCATTGATGGCATATAACTTCTTGGGTACTGGTATTCCTTCCTCTTGGCTACCCTTTTTCGTATTTGCATTTATCACTTCGCATGCTATCGGGCAAGGTTCGGTGATCTGGGTATTTATATCCGAAATGTTCCCCAACGAACTCCGTGCCTACGGTCAGTCTATCGGATCTTTCACGCACTGGATTTTGGCGGCCATCATCGCGAATGTGTTTCCATTCTTTGTCAACCAATTCGGACCTGGGTATATCTTTTCGTTTTTCGCCGTTATGATGGTCTGGCAGCTGCTATGGGTTCGCTATCGCATGCCAGAAACTAAAGGAAGATCCCTGGAAGAAATCCACCAAAACATTCATTAAGTCATGAGCAACAAAGTAGTGATCTTCGGTGAAATGCTCTGGGACTGCCTCCCATCTTGCCCAGTGCCCGGTGGAGCCCCTATGAACGTAATGCTTAATCTGACTCAGCTAGGTTTAAATGCCCAGCTGATTTCTGCTGTGGGAGATGATGAAGATGGAGAAAATTTACTGCAATTCTTGAAGGATTTCCCAGCTTCTGTAGAGCTAATCCAGGTGCATCATAACCAACCCACTTCCAAAGTATTGGTGGATACCTCGGATAAGGAAAACATGAAATATACCATTGTATCCCCAGTGGCATGGGATTTTATCTCCTTTAATGATAGGCTAGAGCAGGCTACACAAAGCGCTGAAGCCTTTGTTTTTGGTACCTTAAGTGTAAGAAATCAGCCGAGTCTGGAGACTTTACTGCGCCTACTCCAGCATCAAACCCTTCGGATATTTGATGCAAATCTACGACCTCCATTCTACAATTTTCAGGTGATCAAAAAGCTTCTGCATTTGACTGATATTTTGAAAATCAATGAGGATGAGCTGGAGCTATTCGCTGCATACTTCAGTACTGACCCCAATCCTAAAAGCCTGTGCGGACATCTGGATAAGCACTTCCCCCTAACTATCATCTGCATCACCATGGGGGCCAAAGGAGCTGCCATTTACCAAAACGGTCAGTTTACTCATCATTCAGGCTATCGTGTGGAAGTCGAAGACAGCATAGGGGCCGGAGATGCTTTTCTCAGTGGTTTTATTTATTCCTATTTGGCAGGTAAAGACCATGAAGCAACGCTTGATTTTGCTTGTAAAATTGGGGCTTTGGTAGCTTCCCGAAAAGGTGGAACTGTGAGCTATACGCTGGATGAAATCCAAAAAATAGGTACTTAATCCCTTTTCCAACTTCGATTGGCCTTTTTCTCACTTTGATTCTTTTTCGCCTTTAACCTTCTTTCGATTGCTCCTTTGCTGGGTTTGGTAGCTTTTCTGGGTTTTCTTTTGGCGAAGGCTTTGCGCAGCATCTCTTCAAACTTCAATATGGCCAATTGCTTATTCTGCAATTGGGAGCGTTTTTCCTGCACTTGAATTTGTAAAATCCCGGCATCCGTAATTCTATTTCCCAGTTTTTGCCGGAGCAGGTCTTTTTCAGAATCCGTGAGAATAGCAGAGTTATCTACATCGAAACTGAGCTGGATTTTAGTCTCTACTTTATTCACATGCTGTCCCCCAGGACCACTGCTTTTGGAACTCTGAAATTGCAACTCATGGAGAAACTCCTGATCACTGATCCGCTGGAAGATTGATTTTTGCATGGGGCTGATGGAGACTGAATGTTCCTGCAAGATACCAAACATTCAAACAAGCTATTTGCCAATCAAAAAAAGTACAGGCCTCATTTTTTTAAAAATCCGTGGATCAGATTGAAATAATAGTAATTTGTTTGGTCTAAATAGCCTTTTCAAAAAGGATTACTTGCTTTCTTACCAGAAATGAGCCTAAAGAAATATAGGAATCGGAGGATAATAACTGGAGGTCGCTATGAACTTTTGACTTGGCGCTCCCTTCCTGTTAAACGCGGGAAATCAGGTTACTGGCAAGATTCCGTATATTCAAATTTCGTACAATTACAACCCTAAATACCATGAAAAACAGAAGAGAATTCCTGATCAAATCCGCCTTGGGGGTAGCCGGACTGGCCGCATCTCCATCTTGGCTACATGGCGCTCCTGCACTTATAAAGTCATACAACAAACCGAATTCCCTAGTAAATGGAGTACAGATCGGGTGCATCACTTATTCTTTCCGATCTCTGCCTGACCAGTCTGCTGAAGCCACGCTGCAGTATGTCAAAGAATGCGGGATTTCTGCTATTGAATTAATGGGAGGACCAGCGGAATCATTTGCGGGTATGCCCGAAAACCCTGTAAATATGCGTGAACTCTATGGGTTGAGGCGAAAGCAGAGAGATGCAGGCGAACTTACTTCTGATGAACAAAAGATGCTTGCTGATATGCAATCTCAGATGGATTCCTATAGCAAGGAGGCAGCAGCTTGGAGAGCTAGCGTAGGAACTGCGCCTTTTGAAAAACTCAGGAAAATGTATAATGAAGCAGGGGTGAGTATTTATGCCTTCAAGCCGAGTGCCTTTGGCATTAATGCCCCGGATTCGGAAATCGCTTATGGAATGAATGCCGCCAAAGCTCTGGGTGCATCGCATGTCACCTTG
This genomic window from Algoriphagus sp. TR-M9 contains:
- a CDS encoding acetyl-CoA hydrolase/transferase family protein, coding for MISYSQPEEAVSLIKSNHRVFVHGSAATPTALLYALAARKNDLRNVEIVSITTLGPMPLVEQDCHKAFFMNSLFVSENVRKSANSEYGGYVPIFLSEIGHLFRQNILKLDVALIQVSEPDAHGFCSLGTSVDVAKPAIETARIIIAQVNKQMPRTHGDSQIHLSKFAAAIHVDAPLPEVDYGLKLSEIEQKIGENIAELIEDRSTLQMGIGAIPDAVLNSLKHHKDLGIHTEMFSNGVLELLKSGAITNAYKKKHPGKIVSAFTVGTKQLYDTIHDNPEFSFHEAAYVNDTAVIRKNPKVVSINSCVEMDLTGQVCADSIGRYQYSGVGGQMDFMRGASLSVGGKPIMALNSTTKKGASKIVPFLKEGAGVVTTRAHMQYVVTEYGVVNLYGKNLRQRAYELMKIAHPDHRENLEKAIVERFGSLVYPFR
- a CDS encoding sugar phosphate isomerase/epimerase family protein; amino-acid sequence: MKNRREFLIKSALGVAGLAASPSWLHGAPALIKSYNKPNSLVNGVQIGCITYSFRSLPDQSAEATLQYVKECGISAIELMGGPAESFAGMPENPVNMRELYGLRRKQRDAGELTSDEQKMLADMQSQMDSYSKEAAAWRASVGTAPFEKLRKMYNEAGVSIYAFKPSAFGINAPDSEIAYGMNAAKALGASHVTLEHPSNDKHTLRLGKMGEQYGMSVGYHGHEQETFTFWDSALAQSKKNGLNLDAGHYIAAGHTDLMALIKKQHKRILSMHTKDRQTPANGKGNLPWGEGDTPIPALLETMSKNKYKFPATIELEYQIPEGSDAIKEVQKCVEFCINSLS
- a CDS encoding sugar porter family MFS transporter encodes the protein MSSKTYAFFISLTAALGGFLFGFDTAVISGAERAIQEVWALSDWMHGLAIASAFYGTVIGALVGGIPADRFGRQKSLLWIGLFYLISAIGSGLAWDVTSFTLFRFIGGLGVGASSVVAPMYISEIAPAKNRGLLVALYQFNIVFGIVIAYLSNYLIGTAEIAQEWRWMLAVEGIPALIYSILIFRIPESPRWLIGKKNNEAEARAILARTDPDGVDEAIRLAIAEEKKITQAGSFKAIFAKRFLPTTLMAIMFAFFNQLSGINAIIYFAPRVFEMAGISTENALISTIGIGVVNLLATFLGLYLIDRIGRKKLMYIGSVGYIISLSLMAYNFLGTGIPSSWLPFFVFAFITSHAIGQGSVIWVFISEMFPNELRAYGQSIGSFTHWILAAIIANVFPFFVNQFGPGYIFSFFAVMMVWQLLWVRYRMPETKGRSLEEIHQNIH
- the arfB gene encoding alternative ribosome rescue aminoacyl-tRNA hydrolase ArfB, giving the protein MFGILQEHSVSISPMQKSIFQRISDQEFLHELQFQSSKSSGPGGQHVNKVETKIQLSFDVDNSAILTDSEKDLLRQKLGNRITDAGILQIQVQEKRSQLQNKQLAILKFEEMLRKAFAKRKPRKATKPSKGAIERRLKAKKNQSEKKANRSWKRD
- a CDS encoding carbohydrate kinase family protein, producing MSNKVVIFGEMLWDCLPSCPVPGGAPMNVMLNLTQLGLNAQLISAVGDDEDGENLLQFLKDFPASVELIQVHHNQPTSKVLVDTSDKENMKYTIVSPVAWDFISFNDRLEQATQSAEAFVFGTLSVRNQPSLETLLRLLQHQTLRIFDANLRPPFYNFQVIKKLLHLTDILKINEDELELFAAYFSTDPNPKSLCGHLDKHFPLTIICITMGAKGAAIYQNGQFTHHSGYRVEVEDSIGAGDAFLSGFIYSYLAGKDHEATLDFACKIGALVASRKGGTVSYTLDEIQKIGT